Proteins encoded together in one Chitinophaga lutea window:
- a CDS encoding GlxA family transcriptional regulator, translated as MKHISIVVPMGGILGGIEIARELFGEANSYLHNKSNKALFNIQLVGAKKNVPVNDGRYLLKPDITFSELKKTDLIIIPALNIIRELSDSPNKQLISWVKKMHTQGAEVASLCVGAFLLAKTGLLKDRSCTTHWKASDIFKETYPDIRLMKEKIITDEDGVYSSAGGFSMLNLLVYLIEKYAGREVALYCAKFFQVDLGRSAQLPFIIFQAQKEHGDQQVKQVQIFIEKNYYRRITVDELAEMLAMGRRSLERRFKKATANTLNEYIQRVKIEMAKKQLESGEKKINEIMLDVGYSDKSTFRASFKMLTGLLPNEYRNKYHSRIAE; from the coding sequence ATGAAGCACATCTCAATAGTCGTACCGATGGGTGGAATTCTGGGCGGTATAGAAATCGCCCGGGAGTTGTTTGGTGAGGCCAACAGCTACCTGCACAATAAAAGCAACAAAGCGCTGTTCAATATCCAGCTTGTCGGAGCGAAAAAGAACGTGCCGGTAAACGACGGACGGTATTTGCTAAAGCCGGACATTACCTTTAGTGAGCTGAAGAAAACGGACCTGATCATCATCCCCGCCCTGAATATTATCCGGGAGCTGAGCGACAGTCCCAACAAACAGCTGATCAGCTGGGTCAAAAAAATGCATACGCAGGGAGCAGAAGTCGCCAGTCTCTGCGTGGGCGCATTCCTGCTGGCAAAAACAGGTCTGCTGAAAGACAGAAGCTGCACAACGCATTGGAAGGCGTCCGATATCTTTAAAGAAACCTATCCGGACATCAGGCTGATGAAAGAGAAAATCATCACAGATGAGGACGGCGTGTACTCCAGCGCGGGGGGCTTTTCCATGCTGAACCTGCTCGTTTACCTGATCGAAAAATACGCGGGCAGAGAGGTGGCGCTATACTGTGCGAAATTTTTCCAGGTAGACCTGGGCAGAAGCGCGCAACTCCCGTTCATCATCTTCCAGGCGCAGAAAGAACACGGCGATCAGCAGGTAAAACAGGTACAGATCTTTATCGAAAAAAATTATTACAGGCGCATTACCGTAGATGAACTGGCGGAAATGCTGGCCATGGGGCGGCGTAGCCTTGAACGCAGGTTTAAGAAGGCAACCGCAAACACGCTCAACGAATACATTCAGCGCGTCAAGATAGAAATGGCCAAAAAACAGCTGGAGTCCGGGGAGAAAAAAATCAATGAAATCATGCTGGATGTAGGCTACTCCGACAAGAGCACTTTCAGGGCGTCGTTCAAGATGCTGACGGGGCTCCTCCCCAATGAGTACAGGAACAAATACCACAGCAGAATAGCGGAATAA
- a CDS encoding RidA family protein translates to MKISAPLLPLVLLIAFSGCTVSRKTYDPTGAAFSQAYGIKNFKRLVFVSGQVPEDEKENVPGDFRSQAELTWKNVEKQLKAAGMGLNDIVKYTIYLSDRKYRRENYEVRYKVLGNHQPAMSIIITGIYDEKWLLEIEAIAAK, encoded by the coding sequence ATGAAAATCTCAGCCCCTCTTTTGCCTTTGGTTTTACTGATAGCGTTTTCAGGCTGTACCGTCAGCCGGAAAACCTATGACCCCACCGGTGCGGCATTTTCACAGGCTTATGGCATAAAAAACTTCAAGCGCCTCGTTTTTGTAAGCGGCCAGGTCCCGGAAGACGAAAAAGAGAACGTTCCGGGTGATTTCCGTTCACAGGCCGAATTGACCTGGAAGAATGTGGAGAAGCAGCTCAAAGCGGCCGGTATGGGCCTGAACGACATTGTGAAATACACGATCTACCTCTCCGACAGGAAGTACCGCAGGGAAAATTACGAGGTAAGATATAAGGTGCTGGGTAACCATCAACCAGCGATGTCGATCATTATTACCGGTATTTACGACGAAAAATGGCTTCTTGAAATTGAAGCGATAGCCGCAAAATGA
- a CDS encoding VOC family protein has product MKAIENILIPVSDQKISKAFYLKLGFQVIVEIEMGEGQQWIQLGLGNQYTTIALLKNWPYSDLVVGSLQGLILETDDIFRDKEELTRKGIIMSDIRETPSGRIAFIRDPDNNGLTIHQFNYNKQK; this is encoded by the coding sequence ATGAAAGCAATTGAAAACATACTCATACCCGTCTCGGACCAGAAAATTTCAAAGGCATTTTACCTGAAGCTGGGTTTCCAGGTAATCGTGGAAATAGAAATGGGAGAAGGGCAGCAATGGATACAGTTGGGATTGGGCAATCAATATACCACGATAGCGCTGTTGAAAAACTGGCCTTACAGCGACCTGGTGGTCGGCAGCCTGCAGGGGCTCATCCTTGAAACAGACGACATTTTCAGAGACAAGGAAGAACTGACCAGGAAAGGGATCATTATGTCAGACATCAGGGAAACGCCCTCCGGGAGGATTGCTTTCATCAGGGACCCTGACAACAATGGTCTGACTATTCATCAATTCAATTATAACAAACAAAAATAA
- a CDS encoding alpha/beta fold hydrolase, with translation MKRSKWLFCCLALFACSEAADAQNTNNTAAKTGYASVNGLKMYYEIHGDGQPLLLLHGSHATIETTFGPMIPALKQHHKVIAVELQGHGHTADIDRQITCEAMADDISALINQLKLEKVDILGYSMGSGVALNVAIKHPELIRKMVLLSPVYKSEGIQPDYWPMLPTIKPEIFEGSPVKQAYDSVAPDPKNWPVLVDKLKTIYTRGFDWNKQKISTIKSPVMVVIGDADMVKAEHAVEMFRIFGGGQFGDLKGLPNSQLAILPATTHVGMLFRSDWLLPMIQSFLDQPVK, from the coding sequence ATGAAAAGATCAAAATGGCTATTCTGCTGCCTGGCATTGTTTGCATGCTCAGAGGCGGCAGATGCGCAGAACACAAACAACACAGCTGCAAAAACAGGCTACGCATCCGTAAACGGGCTGAAGATGTATTATGAGATACATGGCGATGGGCAACCGCTCCTGCTGCTGCATGGCTCTCATGCAACCATTGAAACGACTTTCGGCCCGATGATCCCGGCACTGAAGCAACATCACAAAGTAATAGCCGTAGAATTACAAGGGCATGGGCATACCGCCGATATTGACCGCCAAATTACCTGCGAAGCAATGGCCGATGATATCTCTGCGCTGATAAATCAGCTAAAGCTGGAGAAAGTAGACATTTTAGGCTATAGCATGGGCAGCGGTGTCGCTTTAAACGTCGCCATCAAACATCCAGAACTGATCCGAAAAATGGTGCTGTTATCACCGGTGTATAAATCCGAAGGCATCCAGCCGGATTACTGGCCGATGCTCCCAACCATCAAACCTGAAATATTCGAGGGATCGCCCGTAAAGCAGGCGTACGACAGTGTTGCTCCGGATCCGAAAAACTGGCCTGTATTGGTCGACAAACTTAAAACGATCTATACCCGGGGGTTCGATTGGAACAAACAAAAAATAAGTACGATCAAATCCCCTGTAATGGTCGTTATCGGGGATGCCGATATGGTGAAAGCAGAACATGCCGTTGAAATGTTCCGGATATTCGGAGGTGGGCAGTTCGGTGATTTAAAAGGCCTGCCCAATTCTCAACTGGCCATACTTCCGGCCACCACACATGTCGGCATGCTGTTCAGATCGGATTGGCTTCTCCCGATGATACAGTCATTTCTTGACCAGCCCGTTAAGTGA
- a CDS encoding iron chaperone: protein MATSKNNIKNVDEYLATLSPAQKEHVKKIRQLIINVSAELEEGLTYSTPAYRVKGKLVVGIAAAKTHTGFYVMSETVIEQFKDKLRDYELAKTSFKIPLSKTISATLVKQIVLARINENSSTPLKTPAKK, encoded by the coding sequence ATGGCAACTTCAAAAAATAACATTAAAAATGTTGACGAGTATTTAGCGACGCTGAGCCCGGCTCAAAAAGAGCATGTCAAAAAGATCAGGCAATTAATCATAAACGTTTCCGCCGAACTCGAAGAAGGGCTTACTTATTCCACCCCCGCGTACAGGGTGAAAGGTAAATTGGTAGTCGGAATTGCGGCAGCCAAAACACATACGGGATTTTACGTAATGAGTGAGACTGTAATAGAGCAGTTCAAAGACAAACTTAGGGACTACGAATTAGCCAAAACAAGCTTCAAAATCCCCCTTTCTAAAACAATCTCAGCCACTTTGGTCAAACAGATTGTTCTGGCGAGAATAAATGAAAATAGCAGCACGCCGTTGAAAACTCCGGCTAAAAAGTAA